The genomic DNA GATTATTAAGTTGATCTCATAGTTCTGTTGGTTCTAAAGGAAATTTATTCTTTGTCACTTTTTATACGTACAAGAGTTTTGGATTGTTTAGGGGAGAGAATTACAAGTCAGAAAAGCTCAAGTTCTTTAGTGGATATATACAGTTGTTTGTTTCACCTTTCTTGATCTCAATGCACAccaatcccttagtttagggaggtagttcattttgttgagttgttgttacaaattaatcccttatatttatgtgataattgatgaatgtttctttttttaagcatttcagttagtcatcttgttacctgatGCCCTTACtgttttttcaactatgatttttggtcttggtttactaatatattatttatgtgtttttatagtttacaaatctcaagtactccagagttgaaattgatgaagtgcggttcgagtgggctgaatgcatgctagattacatttgaagtgcggttctaccttgatgtgttgttaaaagaatgttctaccttgattctgatatctattagcttttgatgtaaaaagaatgtttgtgtattttatggataccattgtaagaagattatttatgtaatttgtgaatatttgtgtattttatggatattgttgaatgaagaatatttgtgtaatttgtgaatatttgtgtattttttttgttactgtcggtttttcattgtttcggaaatcaaatttatgTTGTTAAAAAATATAGATATTACATCGgctttccaccgctgcaaaaccggtgttattaactaattttATATCGGTCGTagaccgctgccaaaactggtattattaacatataatattacatcggttttacaccgttgatgaaacggtgtcgttaagtgatactacaccggttaataaccgattcgaacaccgatgtcgttaagtgatactacaccggttttaacccgatgtctaaaatggcagaccttttacaccgacttcatagacatcggtcgaaaatgtaatagacaccggtggaaaatcgatgtctatgagggtttttgttgtagtggcgaGTCAACCCACGGCGGACTTggattgataaaatttcaactcaacccgcttaaattgtttaccggggcgggccaacccgacgggcccaacccaaattgacggctctacttATATGGAGGTCTTTCTCAAGACCCACAAGAAGAAGGATGACACATTTGTCGATCCTCAATCCTAGGGCATATACgtaaaattattaactttattacatttaatcaTTTCTATCTTGATGAACTTTAGTAATTGTGATCAAATTGAATATtaattctattatatttttccacACATGATCAAATGACAAATAGAGTGGCTCAGACATCTTAGCCACTAGCAGAAGGGGAAGTCACAACCTATATCCACCGAGGcactaaatgagatttattatgatgttattGGTGGGCAGACAAAAAATTTCACCCTCTACAGCCTTGGCTCTCATATCAAAGTTGTATTTGATCGTTTGAGAACTACTAGGGGTCGTGATagttcctctttctcttcttctactaAGGTGCAATATTTAAGATGAGAAAATCAAGAACTACGTACTCAAATTGCCTCAATGGATCAAAGGATGAATCAGTGGATGGTCGTTGAGGAGCAGAGGATGGCTGCTCATGATGAGTAGAGGAGAGTCAAAGATGATCGGAGGAGAGCGGAGGACGATCAAAAGAGAGTCGACCATAAGGCTCTCATGGCCCATATGTAAGCAGTCATGGCTAATGTCACTCAGGCTCAAACACCACATGGTTTTGAGTCATAAGAGAGTTAAGACCCATAAAACCGTGGTGATTAGTTTTTTCTGAGATTTGTTCAACTACAGCTTAGTTTTTTATTGATCATACATAaaccatacaaaatatatttattctatttttattttaatctgCTCATTTCTAACTATTGTAACTATATGTTTCAGGAGTCCTGACCTATTAACATATTATTGATCATCGTCATCTACTCATTTCTATATATGTATCAAAATTAGCTAtacatatatgtaaaatttttaattatacatAAATTTGATATAAATCTTTGTATTTGACTTTCCATTGGATTTTCTATTACTATCTTATATATGATGTATTCatgatatatatttaaatatgaaAATTTGGATAGTTTAGTTTTTTCTATTATTATGATTTgtttaaattttgtttgttttAGATGTTTGTGATTGTTGAATATTTAGttactttctaatttgtttttaTAATTTAGTATGTTTGTGTGTATGGATGTTAGAATATTTGTGTTTGTGATATTACGGATTGTAAAAAATGTATAAATTGTTAAGATGTATGAAATGTGTTTTTATGGGTGGACTGTGTGAAATGTGAAATGTATGAGATGTCATCATCTGTAATGATTTCTTGTATATATAGAAATTGTAAATAAGGTAGATCCAGAAATATAAATGTTCTctggtattttttttaattaccgACATAATGAGTATTCTATCGATAAATATCGACACTTTATACCAACGGAAACTCGATTTCCTTTGGtaaatatcaattatttttttactactgaaatttaattttcatagtaAATTTTACCAACTGAACCTTTGATCCGTCGATGATTACCGACGGATTCTAAATTCTGTCGGTAAAATTATTTCCAACAAACTATTTTCATCATAATTCGGTCGGTAAACAACTTCACCAACAGAATTAGGACGGAATAATTCGTCGATAATCCTGATTTTCTTTAGTGTTGCCAAagttcctctccttctcttaaaAACATGAATAAGCTAGATGATAGAATCAATCTTTCCCTACCTCCATTACTCCGTCACTGGCCAGAGCTGTCGAACTTTGAAAGCAGAAGGAAAAGAGTCGCAATTAACAAAGAGAACAAGATGCAATTGGAGCAAGAAACAAAAGCATGGAATCGATTCCTCCTTTGTAGTCCACATTATTTAATTTACTCTTCGCCGCGATTTAATCCAAGGATTCCTACCCTTTCCCCTCCCCCTAATAGACGGATAATAGACAGATAGTTCAAATCAACTCTCAACGATATATCTCCCTCAGAGAATTGCTGCCCATTTCATGAATGCGCACCTGCCTTCCGTGCTCCTCAATCCATGTCGGGATCGGAGAGCACATCCAAGCAACCATCTGCGATCCATTCGTACGTCGTCTAATGTCCAGCGAGAAACACTTAATTCCCTCTGCTTCCAAAATGTTTTCTTCTAATTTAGCATAATCCGGTCTCTGCTTGCAAGCAAAGGATGCACTCCCCTGTTCTTTCCTTTTGCTCAAAGTTTGGTGAAATTTTTCACAGCTTGTGCTATTTGTGGTCGTCCATGTGCCTTCTGACCTCGTTCTAATTTTAACGGCGATCGAGAATGGGAAGTGCTGGGTTAGGTTTGTTTCAAGATGCCTTCTTTAGATCATGAGATAGAGAAAATTATGAGGCTGCATTAATTCTTGTTGCAGGAATACCTGGTGATGGAAGATGCTTGTTCAGATCAGTAGTCCATGGTGCCTGCCTCAGAGAAGGAAAGCCATCTCCAATTGAAAACCTTCAGAAAGAACTTGCAGATGAGCTGAGATCAAAAGTAACATAAATTCTCTTCTTTTTTATCTTTAATTCCtgcaaaaaaaacaaaattaaattactgAAACTGTTCATTGTATCAGGTAGCTGATGAATTCATCAGGAGGAGGACAGACACAGAATGGTACGTAGAAATCTcctcaaaattatcttaaatttaATATTTCAGAAATTATTTTTTGCGACTGCAGGTTTCTTGAGTCTGACTTTGACACATACGTGAGGCAGATCAGGATGCCTCACATTTGGGGAGGTGAACCAGAGCTGCTTATGTGTTCTCATGTTCTTCAGTCAGTGTCAATCTAATAGACATCATTTGAGTTAATCAACCAGTTTTGTCCATGATTTGAAGGCCTAGCTAGTTTCTGCAGGATGCCGATCACGGTTTACATGTCTAGCAGCAGCTCTGCTGGTCCGAAAATCATAGCCGAGTACGGTCAGGAATATGGCAAAGAGAACCCGATTCGAGTGCTGTATGATGGCTATGGACACTATGATGCACTGCAGATGCCTCTTGCAAAAACAAAACCTAAATGGTCTGAATTAATAATCATGCATGCTGACGAAAAAGCATCAATTTGGTTATATATATTTCACTGACCGTGAATTTTGCAGGTGCATGAAGAGCTGAGAAGCATCTTCTCAGTGAGCAAGAATGAAACAACATAGTGCAAGATCCACAGGGTTTAATTGAGCTGGTTCTGATCAGCTGAAGAGAAGCCACCTCTCTGATTAATTATATTGTTGTTTTCACATGAAATTATTGTTTCAGAAAACAAAATATTCTCTGGTCCATAAGAATTAATTCACTCTTCAAAAATATTCAAGTGGGTTGTGGATATGATGATGGATGGAGATTACTCGTTTCCAAGTTAATTTGTTCCTCAACTCAGAATGCCAAGACAGAAAGCGaagtaagaaaagaaaaaaaggaccAAAGAATCAAAGAATAAAGTAAATAATTTGAACACTTTCAACAGATTATTAATTCTATATATCagtaaaatttagaaatttggaTTATAGACATCTCTGTATGTGGTTCCAGCGGGCTATGCACGCAAAGCCATAACGTTGCAGCTTCGTCACATTTCCGAAGAAAAAATGGTTCGTCCTTCGTCAAAATTAACTCAAAATACTCTAAATTTAACTAAAGATATTTATTGATATTAACTAAAGAAGAAATTAATCATCTCAAGATGcgcatttattttagaaataaattatattttttaaaaataataataataattgttcTTCATaccattaaatttttaatttaataactTGATTCACTAAAataattcaaatattttaaaaataaaagtatCTTATATTTAATTggtatttgaattttttaaactaaTGCTTGAACCTCTGATATATAATTTATGTAAAAGAGACAAAAGCatgtttaattaaatgaattatttatcttttccaaaagataaatttaaaaataatttaattttactaGATTTAGTCCATGGTAAACCAAATATTCATATGAAATGAAATTATTAGTTTTAACTATTATTAAAAACATATTTATAGAATAAATTTAATGGGCATTCAAGATTTTTTTAATCGCAAACGATTCACTAAACCGTTGAATCATGTTACTTGAGCATCTCAAATAGGAGCGATTTAGACATTTTGGACTAGAGGAGACAGCACTATTAACTCCTCCAATTGTCTACATCAATTGTATAAAGACTGGTTGACCGTTTTTAAGATCCATGCCAAAAGAATTATGATAGACTTATATTATTTCTGTGGAAAAGAGAATAGAAAATCTGTGTTATTCTGTACAATGTTTGATCTCTTCGACAATTCTATCAATTATTGATTTACCAATGTCTAAAGAGTCGAGAAGTTCCAACTTTAAATCGGAGACAAATTCCCCCTAGACGTAACTCGACTATCAACATTTATTTTCCACACCCTCAGCAGTCACAAAATTTCCTTTGTAGACAACTGAGACCGAGAGGGGAAATGTATATCCATCACCTTGGAACTTGAGGAGCGCTTCGATTTTTCACTCACGCCTAAATATTGCTTCACCAGGTTAAAGAGTTTCTTATCGCTCAGCAAACCTCGGTGGGAATTTTTAATACCAACTCTTGAAATCGCCGTAAATCCATCAGCCTATCATAAAAAAGGAAACGAAAATATGTTAGGCGTGAAACATAATAAAAGCATATTCCAATATTATAGAATTTAAGTTAAAGGGATTTTGTCGCATCAATAAGCTTTAAACATATTCAGCCAGTAAAGACTTCGAACTAAAACAGATTACTGAGGAATAGAAAACATCTGCAATTATTTCACGAACATGCAATCTGCCGCCAAATATGTTGCAAAGAGGCATCCAGTAATGCTAGGGAAAACACAACTTTCAAAAGGGTTGCTTGCTGTTTCATGTGCTGTTCTTCTAATTAACAACATAGTAATGACTATTTTTTCTGATATAGAAGCAAAAATTCGATATTTCCTAATTTTCTATGATCTGATGGcaatttaacattttaaaatacTATATTTAAGGACAACCTGTAGAGAAGATGAAGATCCATGCTAAATCTTcagatatttaattattttcttcTAGAATCTAGACCTTAACGTTTCTCAAAAAGGTTTCAGGCAGGTGTCATGTCCATTGAAGACTACCAATGATTTTGTATGTGACTTTGAAGAATTTGCATGGAAAGTGCCAAAAAAATACTACTTCCACAATTACAAATTGGTGAAGCACAGTGGAGTTTAACACCAAAATAGAAGAACGGTTATGGCCATCCTTGCATGGATTCCATGGATTTAAAATACACTATTCTTTTGGTATAGGAAATATGCTTGTTTGCCTCAGCATCGATCAACTGTGATACAGGCTCTTTAAGATATAAAATTGTGCACTTACCTTAGCAGACTCGGTAGGAACAGTCCCATCCCCATCTACATAAGAATACTCAGGCTGAAAACAGAAGGCAAGCGAATGATTGACAACTGATGAcaataacttaaatttcaaaagaaaataggGGCATATGCAGTACCATTGTGTGACACAGTTTGGTTAAGTCGTCAACAGGGGAAGTTTCAGATCCAAAGCTGATGCAGAGAGTATACAAAGCATTATCTTTTTGGTGCCACGTAGGTCATATATAAAGTTCAGCAGAAAATTCAATAAATAAAGTCAAATGATTGATAATGATTTCAGAACTAAATATATGAGAGACCAAAGCAATCATGATAAGTCCTTAAAGTATTTTAGACACTAGCAaacagaattaaaaaaataataattcaatgTTTCAATGGAACGATGAACAATATATATCTTGTTGATCGAAGACAGCGTGCCATGTCATTAAAAGTCATTTTCTTCTTTAAACACAAAGTCTGAATAGCCACTGTTACAAAAGAATATATACTACTGGATTCTCTAATAAAAATATTTGCAAAATCTACCTAGGACGTATAGATCTAGACATTCTTCAAGCATCAATGATCCTGAACAATTGACTACTCCTTACCCGTTAGACTTGAGTTGACTAATCTGTTAGGGGAATAATGGTTCCTTGTGATTAAGTTTAGCTAGTGTTTTGATAGTTTAGTAATATGATTGAAGTTAGTTGTCTATTTTATCACAGTGTATATGATATCATACGAATTGAAGATTGAAGTGATCAAGCTTGGATGATGGATTTCATGAATCAAGTGTGAAGTCAGAGGAGCTTTTGACTTCTGTTGATCATAAGCTTGAAGATGGACTTAAATACCTATTTATTGTATCGACCAATGTATTATCTTGGCTTTATTTTGGATAAATTGTGGTATAGATAGGATTTAGTTTCTAAGTAGAATTTGTTACACAGGAAGCTTGATCTTGTATCCTAAAGGGTGTTTGATAGATTGTCTTGAGGTTCCGACTGCAAGGGAAGAGCTTACAAATTCCAACTGCAAAGTACTTAATTGAACATTATTTCATAAATACTGGAACAAAGAAAAGTATGAACTGGGAGTTTGACATTCCAACAAACCGACCTCTTTCATGTAAGGTCACCATCCTTAAAATGGATTCCATTGTTGCTAGTACATCAATGAGTACATATTAATATGGAAAAAGAATATAGATCCAGCCTCTGAAAAAACATTTTAATTGCTAAGTAAACAGAGGCTCAATCCTCTTATGTAAAGAAcactagagtagagtaattaagataaataaatGTCTAGGGAAAATAGTTAATTTAGGGCCTTTTACTTAAAACAAATGTAAAGAACTCAGTAACACATACCAAACATCAAAAGGAGTCTCATATGATGTCCCATATATGTTGTAAAAGCTGACACTGGCAGGTAACTGGGCATCATAAATGATCTTCCGAGTGTTGGTAGCCCATTCAAGGATAGAAAAATTGAATGGTAATGCAATTGACTTCCCACTGTAATTaagctacaaaaaaaaaaaagttgctgATTAAAGTTTAATTAGCAACTATTTTCTAAGGAAACAACAACATTTTTGCATATTTGATCCAAGATGGAAAAAAAAGATTGAGCACTAAACATTCTCATGATATTTAGGAAGGTAGAGTTCATGCTAATTAAAACAGTGTTTATGATAAGTTAACTAAAGGCATGATATAATAGAAACATTATAGATTCTATAAGAACCATCAAGGAATAAGCTGTAGGCTAAACATTATTGTCACCAAAATATCCAAAGCATATAAAATTCATGCTAAATAAAAGGAAGGTATGATTATGAGAAATCAATTAAGGACAACAAATACACAACATTTATATAGTAGAAACATGTTCCTGCAAGATCTGCTCGATCAAAATGTGAAAAACCAAAATAGGGTAACTTGTAGTTCTGAATTTGAATTCAAATGCCAACTTATTTCTCTCTTTAAAAATAGTATCTCCGTAAACAAGTTATGACTAGTCTcttttacatctcacaaggaaaataattaacctaatagaCAAAATTTTGACATAGAATATTCATTCTTCAATTGTGCATTGGGTTGAAATAGGACCTGCGTATATAAGCCACACACTACCTCATTATTTTTTAGAGCTTCCTCAAATAAAGAGATGCATGTAGATGAATCATACTCTTCCAACTTCACAACTCCATTATCTTCAGATAATTTCCTCCAAACCTGTATCATGGGCTGATTTTTCCATTGAAAGTCTGGGTTTGGCAGCAATTCATAGATAGATGGGCATTCAACCAACTGCAAATGTAGAAAATTCTTTAGGTGAAGAATTTTAATGAAAACTGCAATAAATATATATACGAATAGAACAAAGTAACTTTTCAATTTATAAGACAACCAAAACAAGAAAGTTCAAATTGTCCAGAAGTCAGCCCATAAGCAGACCAGAGTTACTTCCTGAACTAAAAATTACATAACGGCAGCCATGGTGGATTATATGCTTCACGAGATGCTATTTGCTGAAAGTGTTTTCCATTTATTTCACCAAAAAAttgtttccaaaaaaaaattatgtattgTTTTTGTGTTCCGTAAACAGAAAACTTTTTCCAACCAAAATATTTCCAGTcaaaattaaaagataacaatGAGATATTCTCATCTCGATTTTCTCATTAATACTTGATTTGCTATCTATTATTTTTACTTAAGTTGATACAACTAATTTATCACTCTAGGTGAATACTATCATTATCATGAaacaataaatttttataaaagaaaatataagtattaaatgttatgaaatttaaaataatttaaataagaaaatatattcaAATTTAAAAGATAATTGTACAAATATATTATAACACAGAGAAAAAAACAAATTGATTTATTTCAAGCATACTTGCCCAACAGTaaaaaagaaaacatataaatttaaaattaaaatatgaaattagtaaacatttaattaaaataattgaacAAGTATGAATATGAAATGTAAATGTAAATATCAATGGAGTAgataaatttatagaatattagactaaaatattaaaaattgtaGGCTAGCATACACTCAATTGTGCATAACAAACAATTTTGTTGTTAATGGACTGGATTTGAGGTTAGCATACATGCAATTGTAGAAACACAGTTACCATACTTTCGTTTAACTTTaactaatattttatattttaatgggTTTATTCATTTTGGTGCATCCACAGAATTGAAAATAATATACAGTTTGCATGGTTCATTTGATGACTTAATTAACACAATGTTGATGAATAAGACGACTGCATAATGACTGAAAATTTCTATGAAAATTGCACTAAACGTCATTTCTTGAAACTTCTGAAAGAAAAATtatagatgaaaaaggaaaaattCTATCAGAACCTTCatgttctgaaaaaaaaaaacaacaacagaaTAAGGTAAAGAAAGATCTGTACTTATAGTTGCAACTATGTAATTGACTCAGGTATGGCATTCAATGAGTAGGCTGTATGTACTATGAAATAAACTCACATGTTAAGGAATTACCAATTGATGCATTGTCCATCTAGAAACAAAGAAGAAGCTTTCAAAACCATAAACAAATTGCAATCCAGTTATAAGGGAATCATAGATACATCCTGGTGCACCTGTTGAAAAATAAGATATAGTGGCAAAACACATTATACAGATTCAATATAGAGCTTGCATAATCATGAAAGTTCAAGATTTAATATGAAGTGAAGTGGGTAAATGCTAACACATTATACAACTTCGGGATCATTGTCACCTTGGAAGGGGCAAGCAATGCAGATCCATTTATTGACATACTTAGCAAAAGCCTGTCAAAAAAATAGTTTATCATTTTCTTTGCAacacaaaataattatttatgtTAAAGAAAGGTAGAGTACAAAGAAGAAATTTAGCCATGAAACATGAAGGGGCACGTACATCATTATGCAGCGAAATGAAGCATTGGATGAGCATTCCGCCCATAGAATGTGATATTATGTTTACTTTTTTACCGCCAGAAGCTTTATAAGCCATTTCCAATTTTGTTTTCAGTCCATCCATTGTTTTGTCAATTCTGAAGCAACATATCAAAAGGGTCAACAATTGTTCATTAGACTTCTGTTGTATTCGTGAACTTGgcaaaattattagaaaatacaataaaaaataatatcactACCGATTGCTCTGACGAAAATCATAACCAAATCCAAAGAGTGTGGTTCCTTTCTCATAACCGCATCCAATAAGCATCTCTATCATATCATGGAAATGATATACCTCAGTCAGATGGAATAGCTTTGCCCACTGAAGACAGGAAAAAACAAATTCTGATAAGAAACATTTGCCAAAACCTAGCACCATGCAGCAAATGAAATCTAGATGAAACAATAAAATCATCCAGTGGCAAGCCTATCACCGACACCAGATACATATCTATGTGTTTGCTCGCATGAAATAGCCTGCTACATTTGTCACATGGCTTTGCATGTAAAATAGTGGACTGTAGGATCAGCCAGTCTTTAAGAAGGAAAGTTTCAAATCTGATTGATAACAAATGTATATAGAGTtggtcattttttttatttatacgaCTCTTCTATGCGCATGGATTCAAAACAAAATTGTAGGCAAGAAAAGAATACTTGACAGAAGAAGAAATGTCACAATTAAGATTATGTAATTTTGAACCAGCACGCTAATAAACTATATTTACTCGTCAAGTAATTTAATAAGTACTTTTCATTCTTTCGTGGCGTAACATTGAAAAATAACTCACAACGTTACAGAAGAAGGATTTATTAGTAAAGAAGTGTCCCTCCGCTCTGCTTCATCCGCTTACAGAACTTCACTAACACTCTCATTAATCATCCTAACTTCTTATACTAAACATGGATAGCCACGCAAGCACACGACAGATCCTTGCAAACAATCACAATATGCACGGAGAAAGAGAACGAACCATAAAAGAACAAAAGGAGAGAGACCGCTCACCAACGATGGATCCAAAATGTCGATCGCTTGAAGCCCGTAATCATCGTCAGGAACAACAATCTCGTTGTTCTCGTTGAGTGACTCCGTATACCCTGCCAAATCATCTGTCTATCAGACTCCAGATTCTTGAACACCAGAAAAGATCAGAACGCCAGACCCGATCGCCAAAAGACCAACTACTTTACCAAAACTACAAATTACAGAAAAGCGGGCAATCCATCGAAGCGAAACAAAAGACCAAGACAAGCGAGCACGAAACATGGTATAGGGGAGAGGGCAAACCGGACTCCGGATTGTAAAGGGACCAGAGGTACTTTTTGAACTCGAGATTGGCAAGGAGGATCCGGACCCAGACGCAGATGGTGGAGCCGTTCTTCTTGCTCCTCGCGTTCAGAATCGAGCCCCCCATTCCGGAGACCAGGAGCACAGGGTCGAGGTCCGGGTCCGCCTCCCGtcgccggccgccgccgccgaTCCAGCTCCGGAGGGAGGGGAAGCGCAAGCCGCAATCGCCGAACATGTTACTCTTGAGAGGCGGGCATTGGGAAGTAGTTGAGCTTTAAAGGGCATCTACGTCGGAATCGGATGGAATCCGTCGACTGGTCGGTGAACAGGCGCCCATCCTCCTCGAGTCAAAGCCAACAATGGAAATTAATATAGccgaaaaaataaataaaataaaatatgaaccGTTGGATGCCAAGATGTGGATCGTGAGTTGAGGACACGTGTCCAAGAGAGGCGTGTCCTTCAGTATATACTAAACTAAAACGACCAGAAAAGAGCATATTGCTATTTATCTGGAAAGGGTTTTTATCCCTTTATGCTTCGAATAATCTCATTCTTGACcctacgatttttttttttttacttttaaaaaatttgcCGTGGAAGTCTAAATTCGTTAAATAATTTGAGGAATAATTTGATAATAATCGAATAGACCTATTTTGAGAAAACAATAAATTTTCAAGGGAAAAAATTCCATTGCAGTTTATCTGACAACTCAAGTCATTCGTTCCATTTCATCCATTTACATATCGATTTAAGTCACTTCCATCTTGTTGAGGAGACTAGTAAAGTTTAGGGAGTACTGCGAAACACACACAGTTAGTTCATGATAGATAAAATCAACGTTATGGAAGAGCCACTGCTGAATTATCCAACTGTAACTCAAGACTGATCATAATAGGATCGAGAACATCCAAAATCCATTTTTATACTTATGTTACACCAGATACTATACAGATACTAACAGTATAAGAAAGAAGAAAAGTACTTCACTATGCTATCTATCATACATGAAATTGTTTCACTCTTCTTCTATGCCTCACTTGTGATCTACTTACTATGTACGATTCTGATATGAAAATCTCCAGCAAAAAATTGCAGCATCTTTGATGTGCTAAGCAGAGGATTAAATCTGCCAAAAAAAAAGATTAGATTCAGCACCAAACTCCATTAGCTCACTGCTCATTTCTTCCAACCTTCAGAGTTCAGGAGAAGTTAAACAGATGCAACTTTTGTCAATTGCATAGTTTAATAGTACAAGCCACTGCTCGAGCCCAATACTTTAACCTCGCTTTAACTTCATCCGGATGATCTCCTGCTAACAACACAAGTGAATCAAATAGCTTCAGTATCAAATAAATAAATCTCGAAATCGAAGAATATTTAGTAAAATCAGAATTTTTACCAGGGCTGGAGATCTTCCAGTTGGCAACGGGAGGAGACGGCGGAGACGCGCACGGATCGATGGCGGCGTCGGCGAGCGGTCGTTGGTGCAGCTGCCGACGATCGCTGAAGAAGCCACGACTCATCGAGTAGCAGAGCTCCAACGCCGGGAGCGTGTTACAGAGCCCGGGGATCTCCTCGTAGCTGAAACCGAATCCGAGGTCGAGGCACCCTTTGAGCTCCTCGAGGTCACCTTCCGTCAAGCTCCTGGTCCACGCCGCGTCGTCCGGGCCTTGTCCCTCGCCGTC from Zingiber officinale cultivar Zhangliang chromosome 4A, Zo_v1.1, whole genome shotgun sequence includes the following:
- the LOC121973126 gene encoding OVARIAN TUMOR DOMAIN-containing deubiquitinating enzyme 4-like isoform X1, which encodes MNAHLPSVLLNPCRDRRAHPSNHLRSIRIPGDGRCLFRSVVHGACLREGKPSPIENLQKELADELRSKVADEFIRRRTDTEWFLESDFDTYVRQIRMPHIWGGEPELLMCSHVLHFCRMPITVYMSSSSSAGPKIIAEYGQEYGKENPIRVLYDGYGHYDALQMPLAKTKPKWCMKS
- the LOC121973126 gene encoding OVARIAN TUMOR DOMAIN-containing deubiquitinating enzyme 4-like isoform X2; translated protein: MNAHLPSVLLNPCRDRRAHPSNHLRSIRIPGDGRCLFRSVVHGACLREGKPSPIENLQKELADELRSKVADEFIRRRTDTEWFLESDFDTYVRQIRMPHIWGGEPELLMCSHVLQMPITVYMSSSSSAGPKIIAEYGQEYGKENPIRVLYDGYGHYDALQMPLAKTKPKWCMKS
- the LOC121973126 gene encoding OVARIAN TUMOR DOMAIN-containing deubiquitinating enzyme 4-like isoform X3; translated protein: MGSAGLGIPGDGRCLFRSVVHGACLREGKPSPIENLQKELADELRSKVADEFIRRRTDTEWFLESDFDTYVRQIRMPHIWGGEPELLMCSHVLHFCRMPITVYMSSSSSAGPKIIAEYGQEYGKENPIRVLYDGYGHYDALQMPLAKTKPKWCMKS
- the LOC121969530 gene encoding phospholipase A(1) LCAT3-like isoform X1; translation: MFGDCGLRFPSLRSWIGGGGRRREADPDLDPVLLVSGMGGSILNARSKKNGSTICVWVRILLANLEFKKYLWSLYNPESGYTESLNENNEIVVPDDDYGLQAIDILDPSLWAKLFHLTEVYHFHDMIEMLIGCGYEKGTTLFGFGYDFRQSNRIDKTMDGLKTKLEMAYKASGGKKVNIISHSMGGMLIQCFISLHNDAFAKYVNKWICIACPFQGAPGCIYDSLITGLQFVYGFESFFFVSRWTMHQLLVECPSIYELLPNPDFQWKNQPMIQVWRKLSEDNGVVKLEEYDSSTCISLFEEALKNNEVVCGLYTQLNYSGKSIALPFNFSILEWATNTRKIIYDAQLPASVSFYNIYGTSYETPFDVCFGSETSPVDDLTKLCHTMPEYSYVDGDGTVPTESAKADGFTAISRVGIKNSHRGLLSDKKLFNLVKQYLGVSEKSKRSSSSKVMDIHFPSRSQLSTKEIL
- the LOC121969530 gene encoding phospholipase A(1) LCAT3-like isoform X2; the encoded protein is MFGDCGLRFPSLRSWIGGGGRRREADPDLDPVLLVSGMGGSILNARSKKNGSTICVWVRILLANLEFKKYLWSLYNPESGYTESLNENNEIVVPDDDYGLQAIDILDPSLWAKLFHLTEVYHFHDMIEMLIGCGYEKGTTLFGFGYDFRQSNRIDKTMDGLKTKLEMAYKASGGKKVNIISHSMGGMLIQCFISLHNDAFAKYVNKWICIACPFQGAPGCIYDSLITGLQFVYGFESFFFVSRWTMHQLLVECPSIYELLPNPDFQWKNQPMIQVWRKLSEDNGVVKLEEYDSSTCISLFEEALKNNELNYSGKSIALPFNFSILEWATNTRKIIYDAQLPASVSFYNIYGTSYETPFDVCFGSETSPVDDLTKLCHTMPEYSYVDGDGTVPTESAKADGFTAISRVGIKNSHRGLLSDKKLFNLVKQYLGVSEKSKRSSSSKVMDIHFPSRSQLSTKEIL
- the LOC121969532 gene encoding uncharacterized protein LOC121969532 — protein: MGTYSTEVREEEVEETAVPAWSAQVEQGKEHDAAEKEQYPQKRSRVKLEGYVDGGEADGEGQGPDDAAWTRSLTEGDLEELKGCLDLGFGFSYEEIPGLCNTLPALELCYSMSRGFFSDRRQLHQRPLADAAIDPCASPPSPPVANWKISSPGDHPDEVKARLKYWARAVACTIKLCN